In a genomic window of Zingiber officinale cultivar Zhangliang chromosome 9B, Zo_v1.1, whole genome shotgun sequence:
- the LOC122023183 gene encoding mannose-specific lectin-like — MATLVLLSAALLLGLLLPSSMANNILYAGDTLNTSQSLTQGGYTFIMQSDCNLVLDDDQNQALWTSATNGLGDNCFANLQTDGNLVINNDKNEVVWSTNTAGEEDQYILFLQHDGHINIYKPIWTRPNNDDNSTNRKIGMVTNN; from the coding sequence ATGGCTACTCTTGTCCTGCTCTCTGCTGCTCTCCTCCTCGGCCTTCTCCTGCCTTCCTCCATGGCCAACAACATTCTCTATGCCGGCGACACGCTGAACACCAGCCAATCCCTCACCCAAGGGGGCTATACCTTCATCATGCAGTCCGACTGCAACCTGGTGCTGGACGACGACCAGAACCAGGCACTGTGGACCTCTGCCACCAACGGCCTAGGCGACAACTGCTTCGCAAACCTGCAGACCGACGGCAACCTCGTCATCAACAACGACAAAAACGAGGTTGTCTGGTCGACAAACACCGCCGGCGAGGAGGACCAGTACATCCTCTTCCTGCAACACGACGGTCACATCAACATCTACAAACCTATATGGACCCGCCCCAACAACGATGACAATTCCACGAACAGGAAGATCGGCATGGTGACTAATAATTAG